From the genome of Setaria viridis chromosome 1, Setaria_viridis_v4.0, whole genome shotgun sequence:
AGAGAAACTTTTGAGTCGCGTCAAATACTTACAATTAGGATAGTTGGATTTTCAAAGTCGATATTGGAGTTTGAGTTCAGATTTCAGAAATGGATTTCAGAACTTTTAGTTTCAGTTGTTTACATTGCGAGTTTACATAAAAAAATTCGAAATTAGGAATTGAACCGAGGATGAGAAACTTCCACTTAAGTATATTCAACTAAAATTATTCTATTAAAAAATAAACGTTCTCAAGAAGTGACAATGTCAATGCACTGTTGCATGCCTCATAACGTTTAGCTGTGCCATATCAATTAACCTCCTAATATCATCAACACCCCATTCCCCTCTCTTCAAATTTAAGTGGACTGAGAATGATGTGCTTGGTTTTTTTGGACGAAATCAGCCGGGGAAACCTAaacctattttttatatttttttatttcaaatctGTTTAATTCACTCCCACGGGGACTCAAATCCAGACCTGTTGGATGTTACTCatgtgctctaaccactaggctagaggccgTTTCGTAATGATGTGCTTGGTTGCCAAGGGGggattaaatatttttattttaatacaAATTACTCCGCAAATTTGATAGCTTCATCATCTTTTTCGCAGACAAAAATTGAGTTTCATCAACTGGGTGGATGAAAATAATTTTTACCCAATGAAGGAAAATAGGTTCTTCGGTTGAAAaaagatttttttcaaaaataactTTTGTCCATTGGATTGATGAAATTTAAGTTTCGTCCATCCAACCTACTATGTGGCTATATTTTTGtaattaaatttaataattTTGTCGATAACATAAAAAATATtactaaaataataaaatagatattttatttttcatagTACACCAATCacttttttttccaaatatGGGGCTTTTTTTAACAACTGCCCTTTCAAATCTCAACGGAAAATGAGAACACTACGAGTCTACGACGGATTGCCAGAGCGCAGAGCAGGATGGCCAGCTAAGATATGGAATGTCGaagtgaagaagatgacaaaGAATAAGATGAGGGAAATTTGCTATATTGCCCACATGTGGTGGACCCATTGTACCCCAAGTGAAAAAAGCGTGAGCATACCAAGATAATATTGTAATGCATCTCAATCTAAGTGAATGTTTGCTCGCTAGTGATTTGAGGTTATGATGATGTGAATCCCACATTGAGGCAAAAGCATTCTCACGAGGGACAAAAATAGTCTACTAGGAGTAGCTAATTTTTTCTTCTCGAAAAAGGAGTAGCTAATTTTGTAACATTGACCTATTTCTTGATCGCGTTCTCTCGTACAAGGGAACCACATCTTTCTACAACCTACGAGGGCCCAAGCTCCAGAACCCTGCGATTATACATCTAGTTTTATCTGTTCCGTGGATGCAGCGCATCGATTCCAGCTCAGCATGCCAATGCAAACTCGATCGTACGTCCTACGCAGCAATGATTGACAATCTGAGTGATTGTGATTTTTAGATGCTAGTTACCAGCAATAGCCAACTCAATGGTTGCAGACTTTTTGCTCACTCCGGGCGAATGATTAAAGCTGCTGCTCCTTTGATTTACATGTTGATACTACGTAGTACGTTCTgttcatcatttttctactcgACAATATATATCGCATAATTGAATCTTGATGAGCAGGCAGGAATTATTGCATTTCCTTTTGCGAGGGAAAGTTTATTGTTTTTGCATGGATGTATATCGTATATGTGTTTGTTTTCTCCTTGGTGTTATATATCCCCCAACAACCGTCGATCCAGAATATTTGGTTACTCATACTCATGCACGTGAACTTTGTCCATTTGCAGCTACATGTGTCGGGGACAGATAAGCTTGGCAGAGTAAAACAGGATCATTGTCTCTCTGATCTTGCTTTCCTGAATGACAACGTGAATCACAAGCCGGGATGGACTCCTAATTAAGTGAGAGCGTGCACAATAAAGGCACCGGCTGTTTAATAATTCTTCTGTAGGAAACAGTTAGCATCAAAATTTTCAACAACATATGGTGTTCCAAGAAGGGCTTAGGCTAGTCTCAGTGGAGATGTTATGGGGGGTTTCATGGTAATAAATTGCTGGACACATCAGTATATTTGCTGACTTAGCAGGGtttttatgaggagagaggagaataGAGTTTCATGGCTACGACACTCCTCCGACATTGTTACCAAGATCATGAAACTGGATGAAACACCCACTAAGACTGTTAGCGCTAAGGGAACGGGGTCCCTCAAGGAGGCGCTTACAAATGGGCCCACCTGGAGAAAAGGGGTTTTTCCTCCCCATGAAAACCCAAATAAAGAGGTGGGCCTAGAAATCCGAGGCCTTAGTACGACAAGAGAAATATTGCGCGCGTGGTGGGACCCGTGGAGGGTCCGCATAGCATGAGCAGGATACGCTTAGTGGGCCCTCGGGAAGGCCCCCGGAAGGCTCGTTTCGGGGCGAAGCAAGTGGTAGTGTATCCAGGTGAGGAATGGCACGGGCAGTCAAGGCAGGCTCTCAGCAGGCATCCTGTCCTCGTACAAGCACCATCATTACAGTTTCATTACGGTTGATGGGACGTGCCTGGGCACCTCGGGAACTCACGGGCTCACCCGTCCTGTCCAACAGGCGGCAGGCGCCGCCCTTATGTCAAGAGCATCCGCCTGGCTCCCGAGTGGCCCCTGCCAGAGGAGCGGGCCCACACCACTGTCCCGGGAAGCGGCAAAGGCCTCCCGGGAAGGACCCCGGGAGCCAGATTCAACGGACTCTGCCTTGGGACAGTGGGTCTGGGCTAAGAAGAGCAAGGATTATCAGGGTAAGATGGTAAAAAATGAGATTAACACACAAATGACCTTGTCATGATGCCTTAGCGCCGTGCGCGCCAAGGTGAGGAGTGTCAGAAACTGTAGCAAGGAGTGCGGTTATTGGGCCGCCGCATTCACACGTAAAGTAGAGGGGAAGATTGGGGCACAAGGTTTCCCCCGATCAGCCCTCCTTGAGcctggcctataaaaggccagCCTTTGTACAAAGAAAAGGGCAACTCTAAGTAACACAACACACAGAACGTAGGGCATTACGCTTCCGAGCGGCCTGAATCTATTTGAAAACCCTTTGAGTGCTATCGTCGAAAAAACTCCCCTCAACGCCTCTCGAATCTCTTTACGCGAACTAACCCCCAAGCCGAATCTCTAAAAGGGGGTCCCATCGAATCCCCATTCTCAGTGCTCGGCCACCATCAAAGACCCTTTTCATTTCATCCGATGACATATTTGATCATAACATTATTGAAGAATTAAATGCTGGAGTCTGCAACTGTacaatgaaactttgcattgagagtgacaattttattttattgaaaAGCTGACATGACAGTCTTAGCTTTAAGTTCTGTGTAGGTAGGACCCGTCAAAGCTTAATCGATGCAGTTTTCCACGTGTGcgtagttcaaaaaaaaagaagtttttttttgtcgGATCATATTGAAATGAAATGATAGGACAGGGTCTATTCCACCATGAATCTCAAACAAGACATGAAGCTATGACGAAACCAATGGTGGTGCACAACCTCTTGCAACGGACGTGGgcctaaaagaaaaaaagaactcttGCATTTGAAGTTGCACATATGACCACGCTATAAAATTGCAACAATTTTTCAAATTGTGGCAATACCCCCCACTATCTAATGCAACGACCGAAGCAGGGACGGATTCAAGGTTCAAGTGTAGGGATGCTCCTTTccctcttctttctccttcctctcttttttccttcttccttctcttcatcTATGGCTAAAATTTGGAAGGGGTGACTTCAACGGGGTAGGGGACCACTGCCCCACGTTGGATCCGTCTCTGAATCAGAGGTAGTATCGTTACTTGAAAACTTTTCGCTTAGGAACACCACCTGTTATCTTGCTGCCATAGAGGGTATGGCCGTATGGGTTGCCCTCTATACGTCCTTTTCCCGCGCCTTTCTCGCCGCTGTATATGTTCAGTTGTGCACCCCTGGAACCACACAAACATCTTGACAAAATTAAACAAGCGGTCTAAGAGCTATCACGGCGCATCATACGCGTGCGCACATATGCCCAAGGTACGCGTACATACGTGCCTCTTGTATAGCATCGATCGGACGAGATATTTGGCATTTGCTGGCTGATGGCGACGTGCCCGTGTCCCAAAAGGTTGACGAcagtcgcgcgcgcgcgcgcacagggCGCAACAAGCGCAATGCAATGCCCACTTCCGCTGTGCTAGGTGTTCCCAGCTCGGTACGCCGTCGTAGAGCCGGCCCTCACCTACCTACCTACCTACCTACCATGTACTCCATGTACCAGCATATGCATCATCCGAGTTACCATACCAAGCACCTCTGTAACACATTCACGTTGtacagagcaactccaagaggctgctaatcttacctacaatactttttttttgaaaaaaaaagagaaaaaacgaactccaatagtccacccaaaccttccctaatttttttagcaacgctaaaaaacagcctaccaccgcgtatattttagcgttgtcattcctcccccaatcctgattcccgcacgctcgcgcgtcccttccgatgggctcaatacgatgacgtggcctgttttaaaatattggaggttatttattagcgatctgctgtggattgatatgtttttggggaagaattttttaaagTACTCTTGCTCGACGCCATCCGGTACTTACGTTCTAAAGGCAAGAtagatgtatatgtatatatgtatatatgtatatatataaatagaAGAGCAGTTAGGTTATTCGATCATCAGCTTGTTGCTAGAGTGTCGAGGACGGCTCCAGCAGTGGATGTGTTTAATAACTGAGCAATTTGGTCATCCTGGGGGTTCACGGACTGGAACTCGGCACACGCCTGCTGCTCTGTTCTGTGTCGGCCCACGCTTGCAACCACCGCGCGCGACCGCCCACTATATAGCCCAGGGCGCGCCGTGCTGGCTCCGCAGCAGCTCGGAGGCGGCAGTGTACTGGCCGTAGCTATCACCTATCAGCTAGGTCTACTCCCATCATTCTCCTTCCGGAGTCGAGCAAGTAGATACGcacagaggagggaggggagaggacaGAGCTTGCTAGCTATTtatccatggcggcggcgttgcTATCCTcgaggcgggcggtggcggcggccgtggcgtgCGTGCTAGCACTGGCGCTCGGCGCCGCGGCGCAGCTGTCGCCGACGTTCTACGACGGGAGCTGCCCGAACCTGCAGTCCATCGTGCGCTccgcgatggccgccgccgtgcagcAGGAGCCCCGGATGGGGgcctccatcctccgcctcttcttccacgactgcttcgtccaGGTACGCACCTAGCTCCCATTCAATTCGCACGGTTGCACGCAGCTagctgccgcgcctccctcgGCATCAACATTTGAATGCGCGCGCGGCCGCTAGCTGGAGTGACGCTGACGTCGATGCTTGCCGGCGCGGCGCGTGCAGGGTTGCGACGCGTCGGTGCTGCTTGACGACTCGCCGACGCTGACGGGGGAGAAGAACGCGGCGCCCAACGCTAACTCCCTCCGCGGCTACGAGGTCATCGActccatcaagtcccaggtcgAGGCCGCCTGCCCCGGcaccgtctcctgcgccgacatcctcgccctcgccgcccgcgacgGCGTCAACCTGGTCAGTACTCAGTAGTAGTGTTACCTTCCCGCTTCATTCTCCTTCTCCCATGCCTCTACTGGAGTATAGCAGTGGTCTCGTACACCACCTGCCGACACCCATACCACATGCTGCCACCAATCAGGCAATCACCATGCACGCCCATCAAAGTTCATCGATCTCGTTCACCATGCATGCACTCGACTCGGCTAGCTCGAATGGTCCCGTCAAACATGCTCCGGGTGACGTGGGGGCCAGGCAGAGCCAGCCTTCACCAACCGCCTACTAGGCACGACGGATGCTTCCTGATCTGAGCGAGCCCGTTTTGTCGCCAATGCCCACTGAGCATGTGCCCACTGTTCGTCCTGCGCCCCAGTCACAGTAGCAACAACTTGCAGTCCATGGCACTCGAGGATCCAATGCACGGCAAATGCCAatgaaaaaacaacaacaatagAGTAGTAGTTGTTGTGCAAGAGAGCATAATTTAGTCAGTTCGTTTGAATTTGGTTTCACTTTGATATACTGAATAAATGGTGCAGCTGAGCGGTCCGACGTGGGCGGTGCCGCTGGGCCGTCGCGACACGCGGACGGCGAGCCAGGCGTCGGCGAACAGCAACCTCCCATCCCCGTCCTCTTCCGCGGCCACCCTCGTCTCGGCGTTCGCGTCCAAGGGCCTGGACTCGCGCGACCTGGTGgcgctctccggcgcgcacaCCGTGGGTTCCGCGCGGTGCTCGAGCTTCCGGTCGCGCGTGTACAACGACACCAACATCAACTCCGGGTTCGCGGCGAAGCGGCGGCAGATCTGCGCGGCCCAGAGCGGCGGCACCGACGGGAACCTCGCCCCGCTCGACGCGCTCAGCCCCGTCCGCTTCGACAACGGCTACTTCCGCAACGTCGTCGGCCAGTTCGGCCTCCTCCACTCCGACCAGGAGCtcttcggcgccggcggccccgTCGACGGCATCACGACGCAGTACGCGCGCAACGGCGCGGCGTTCGCGCGGGACTTCATCACCGCCATGATCAAGATGGGAAACATCAGCCCGCTCACCGGGTCCAGCGGCGAGATCCGCGCCAACTGCCGGAAGCCCAACtaggtggccggccggccgtccttGAGATTCGTGCTGAGGGAAAGGAAGGACGGACGGTGGGGGTGGGTCGACATGGCCAGCTAAGAGGAGTGTGGCTTTGTGCGTGGGAAAAGTGTGGAGTGCGTTGGAAGGGAGCGGCAGAGGGGGGAGACGATGATGATTGAGCGGGGGATTTGGTGGGTGGAGCGGCGCTGTCAAGAGGTGGGAGACGAGGTGGGGCCCGGCGTGCCGTGACACATCGATCACACACTAGCTGCATGGCCACTGCTTGCTGCTTTTTAATTTGGTTCCattctttctttgatttgtaCCATATGAGGTGACGGCGATTTGAGCATGTAAGTTTGTACGTACGTGGCCGATTCATACTATTATTTTTCACGGAGGACACGAATAAGATCGAACAGATGGAATGTGTTTTCGTTTTCCCCAACAAATTCACAAATGGCGTCGTGTTGATGTGTGCATGCGAGATACTACTATACTAGTAGATGTTTTCCTTGCAATTGGTCAAAACCGGGAAGTGTATGTCAATGGCCTAGTAGCAGAAGAGTAGTTGCACACAACAGAATTAGGCAGGGAACAAGTACGTGCAACTAGTACCATGATGAGTTGCGAGTTGCCCCCACGGCATGCGACGGGCCGGACATGCACCGTCGACTGGCCGGCGTCGCGCTAGTGGTGTTTGTTGATGTGAGAGGTAGTAATGTCTGATGAGCAACGTGCTTACGTGCCTGTCGCGGCCAATTGCCACACCGACAAAGGGGCATTCTTTCTTTGTACCATATGATGATGACGATTTTAATTAGCCCGTAATTAAGGTTGTACTTCctcattttagcatttctaaatttatagagtttgctatgcacctagatatacacttatatctagatacatagtaaaagttatgaatttagaaattccaaaacaacctacaatttgggactataatttggaatggagggaataCGTATGGACAGAATTGACCACTGTTTGGTAAGGAGGGGTGTCAATGGGCTAGCATGCACTAGCATAGTAGTTGCACACACGACGACCGTAATTGACAACAGGATTAGGCACTAGCTAGTACTAGCAGCATGATGGTACGTAGCTGCTTCCTGTGCATTCGACGTGCCGTCACGGCTTGGACGATCGACCTTTCGTACCGGTTACTaactccctttagtaccgtttgttcggtactaaataccacaccatttagtaccggctaaaATAACTAGTACTAAATgggtcatttagtaccggtcggtagtaccaaccggtactaaattgcgAGCCACGTCACGCTGTTACGGACGACAGTTTAGTATTGGTGGTTttaccaaccgatactaaatgattattcctttttttgttttctttcattttaattTGTGGGTTGGTTAGTATTCATATTAGTACACTATCTGTTTATCTGTTTACGTATAGTAGTAATATTACACTAATATATATATTGATCTAGCATATAGTAAAAgttacatatattatatttataaaatttatATACACTTCAAATATTACAAGTTTTCCAAATATGTACTACGCGTCgtcatccgagtccctgattggATGAAGTTGACCCACACTTGTTCCATCATAATAGAATTCTCTCTTTGGATTTACGACCTCCTCCAAAAGGaatccacatagttgttcttgaattgccttgAGTCGTTCGGGGCGATGAGATATTCTCTCATTTCAGCAATCTGTCACGTGCAAATTGACATCATCATTTTAAACCAATATATGTGCAGATTGAAAAAAATTGAATTGATATGAATTGTGTTTACATACATGATGTTGACGGTCCCTGCCTTGCTTGGGACCTACAATGCcgtggatgaactcacaacagtagtatccacataagttgtttccatcctcctacctcaaacactaaatatggaaaaaggagttatgaaatattcaagcaGTCGTGGTTTTTAAGAAATGACATGCACTAGATGTCCAAATTGAAATCATACCGGAAAGTTATCCCTGATAGTAAGTTGTTCCTTGAATGATCCTGGGTGTTTTTTTATGAAGCGAGCCCATACCCTATTAAGTGCATTTACGAGGCTTCAGTACTCTGCTTTTGGTTTTCTCTTCGGGTCCATCACTGTGACGTGACTTCGATCAATCTCGATAACAATTCGTATCCAGTGGAACTtgttcatatacatatacacacaCGCAATGTTAGATACACTTATTATTAACTTGAACGGATGATGAAAAAAGGGATGAATGACTCACTGAAAGTTGTATGGCAAAAGTATGTATTGCATGTTATGATGTTTATCTAGGAAGTTGAAAATAGTCTTCAAGGTCCAATTTGGCCATTCCATTAAGCATTCCTCATTTATAACATgtgggtccatgaagccgacaTGATAGTATTGTTTTCTCTGGCAATATTGAATCTCCattctgcatgatacaaaataaaagaggggatgaGGCGGTGCACAATTAATGTAAGAGCTAGGATGTAGATATCAGAgcaaacacttacagaacccatgcACTAATGAGGAACTTGTCAAGGGCGTCTCGATGGTACAAGTACCATAGactttcaaactcaatccataTGTCATCTGGCCCTCGAAAGTAATCATGATCTTGAATCCAAGTAGCGAAAATGATTCGTCCATCTACAGCTGCCTCCATATACCATTtatgaaatgcatacattttcGTTGGTAGGTGAGGCACCAACTGTGGCCGCTCAAGAGGTTGCCCCAACTTAAACTCCCATTTACCAGCACCTGGGTGAGTTAACCATTGTTGATAGGTAGAGAATTGAAATCATGTACATGTATATAGTGATTCATATACCTCAGCAATTTCATCCTCCTCTTCAAGTGGAGCATCATCACCGCCATCACCGGTCATATTTAGGTGTTGGCTGCCATCATCCTCTTCGCCTGAAGCATCATCTACTTCTGCGTTGTAGTTGCTGCCTTCATTAATAATATTTTGAATAAACTCCTCTTCGTCCCTATCTCCCATTTCAACTagtacaaacaaaaaaaaggtatTTAGAAAGTAATTCTAAATAAATAATTTCTACCAATTTCCTATATTTTGTAATAGTTTTCTATATTGTTATCTCCCATATTAACAAGTAATTCTAACCGttactaaaagaaataattaagaaagtaattgtaaatagaatgaaactaaattcaacaaaagaaataattatAGGCATCATGTAAGTAAGTTTCCATGCCATTTTCCGGTAATCTCAATGATTTCTACCAATTTCCTATATTTTGTAATAGtttcctatatttttattttccataTTAACAAGTAATTCTAAACATTACTAAAACAAATAATTAAGAAAGTAATTGTAAATTGAATGAAACTAAATTcaataaaagaaataattctAGGCATCATGTAAGTAAGTTTCCATGCCATTTTCCAATAATTTCAATGATTTCTACCAAttcattatttattttctaatttccAGTTGTTGACATCATCATGGGGCTTGATGATGTCATTGATCGGGGTAGGGGTTGGGGGCTTACGTACACAGACGAAGGGCcaagggtgcggcggcgggggcggagcccAAAGCACGGGGTCCTGGCGGCAACTGGCGGTGGCAGAGGTCGGAGCGCGGAGTCCGCGATGAGGGCAGAGACGgtcgggccgggggcggccaACTCACAGCGAGGATAGAGGCGAAATGCGGTGGAGCACGGCGAGCATGGGGGCGGCCAACCAGGGCGCAGCGGCGGTCGGCGTCGGGGAGCCCGGAATCCTGCGAGGCGGAGTATGCCGCGGTGCTAGGGGAGCTCCGGGTGTGGCCGGACGTTGAGGATGTCAAGAAGGAGCTGGGGCCATGGCCAGTGAGAAAGGGGGCCAGTTGGTCGGGGCAGTAGGCAGTGTGGATGTCAAGTAGGAGCATGGGGTGCGGCGTGGTAGAGTGCGTCGCACTGCTGGGGAGGGTCGGGTGCGACCGGACTTTGAGGAAGTCGAGGAGGAGCCGGGACGGCGGCTGGCAGTGAAGGGGGTGGTTGGCCGGGACGGTGGACGGCACGGACGTCGAGGAGGAATGCTCCATGCGGCAGGACGGAGTGCGCCGTGATGCCGTGGAGCACCGGGTGCGACCGGACGTCGAGGAGGAACCAGGATGGTGGGTGACGGTGAACGACGATGGCAGGGGTGGTGGAGTGGCATCGGGATCGGGAGAGGAACGAGTGAGCGGCTAAGTGTTGGAGAAGACGAGGGGTGGGAATTTTGTAGGTTAGGTCAAATTAGTACCGGGCGGAGACCTTGTCTGGTACAAAATGGCTTTTAGTACTGGGCAAAGCCACTGCACGAtaataatttggtcaaaaaagGCAGGAGGCGAAATTGGGgaaatttagtaccgggcaaatCCTCCACCCGTTACTAATCTTCccccaacattttttttctcgccagcattctattttcttttcttatttctaaAATTACTATTATATTAGTTTTATGCTTAATAAATGGAGTAaatttaggaaaaataattgaaaaacaTTTCATACCTTAATGTTGATTATCTCTACACCATACAACAATTAATTTATGTAGTGAAATTAGAGGTTTTTAATTACTAATACGATATGAAATGTTTCCATACTACTGGTAAtccataaaaaaggaaaaggttactattttgaacatgcaaaaatattaagaaatatGAGCTATAATAAATTTGACAATTATGCCATCGGTATAAAATGTACTTGTATAATTGCCTCTAATTTAATGTTTTTAGACTTTTGATGAGCCAAAATAGTATCATTAATCGAGAGAAATACCACAAAATTGTTCGAATTGCACAAAATACATTACATAGTTCATCACATGACCACATAATACCAGATAATATTAAAGTTCTAAAGCGACTCATGATTATTCAATGGaacattgataatcttcttgACAAACATCCCTTGCTCATGATcacggcgtaagtacggagcatCTTTTTTGGATAATAAGATGCTGGGGTCAACCTGAACTGAGAATGGAGGAAGGTCATCAAACTGATCGAAACCTTCTGACTTGTCCGAAATGTCCTAAACTCTAACGATTTTACTTTTCACTAGCAGAACTATATGGCATTTTGGCTCAGCTTCTGACTTTTCACCGGCCTTCATCTTGGGTTTGCTTgatatgtccttcacatagaaaacctaaCTCACATCcttggctaggacgaatggttcgtcTCTATATCCAACCTTGTTGAGATCCACTACTATCATCCCATAACGGTCTTTTGTTACGCCTCCTCCAGCAACCCATTGGCAGTGAAACAGAAGGATCTTCAAAGGTCCATAATCAAGTTCCCAAATCTCCTCTATGACACCATAGTAATTTTCCTTATTCCCATTATTGTTTATTGCAACTATACGgataccactattttggttggtactCCTTTGATCTTGGGCTCTCTTATAAAATCTATACCCATTTGTCTTGTACCCTTGGTATTGCAATATCAAGACAGATGGTCCCCTAACCAACCATTGAAGTTGTTCATCAATCGTCTCGTTACCCATGACGTGTCGTCGGATCCATGTTGCGAAAGTATCTATATGATGCCGTGTAATCCATGCCTCAGACTTCCCTGGATTTTTGGACCGTAAGATATCGTGGTACTCTTCC
Proteins encoded in this window:
- the LOC117839379 gene encoding peroxidase P7; the encoded protein is MAAALLSSRRAVAAAVACVLALALGAAAQLSPTFYDGSCPNLQSIVRSAMAAAVQQEPRMGASILRLFFHDCFVQGCDASVLLDDSPTLTGEKNAAPNANSLRGYEVIDSIKSQVEAACPGTVSCADILALAARDGVNLLSGPTWAVPLGRRDTRTASQASANSNLPSPSSSAATLVSAFASKGLDSRDLVALSGAHTVGSARCSSFRSRVYNDTNINSGFAAKRRQICAAQSGGTDGNLAPLDALSPVRFDNGYFRNVVGQFGLLHSDQELFGAGGPVDGITTQYARNGAAFARDFITAMIKMGNISPLTGSSGEIRANCRKPN